A single genomic interval of Helianthus annuus cultivar XRQ/B chromosome 13, HanXRQr2.0-SUNRISE, whole genome shotgun sequence harbors:
- the LOC110903004 gene encoding probable polyamine transporter At3g13620: MGLETQPKNPNSPSSTTTTTTTKKLTLIPLIFLIYFEVAGGPYGEEPAVQAAGPLLAILGFLIFPFIWSIPEALVTAELSTTFPGNGGFVIWAHKAFGPFCGSLMGCWKFLTGVVNTAAFPILCVDYMKKLFPVFASGLPRTLAILLSTVILSFVNYTGLNIVGLAAIGLGVVSLFPFVIMSIMAVPQIRPHRWISLGQKGVKKDWSLFFNCLFWNLNFWDTVSTMAGEVENPKKTFPAALFSAVILTCLAYIIPLMAVTGAVSVDQHEWESGFMAVAAQMISGKWLKIWIEIGAVLSGIGLFEAQLSSCAYQVLGMADLGVIPKFFGVRSKWFGTPWVGILISTLITLSVSQMDFTNIVASANFIYSLGMLLEFASFIWLRRKFPTLKRPYKVPMRVPGLVVMCLIPSAFLMVIVVVATKIVFLVSGLMTLGAILWYFLMNYCKSKKWFVFANGDEIEEILS, from the exons ATGGGCCTAGAAACCCAACCCAAAAACCCAAActcaccatcatccaccaccaccaccaccaccaccaaaaaacTCACTCTCATCCCACTCATCTTCCTGATCTACTTCGAAGTAGCCGGCGGCCCGTACGGCGAAGAACCCGCCGTGCAGGCCGCCGGCCCACTCCTCGCCATCCTCGGCTTCCTCATCTTCCCCTTCATATGGAGCATCCCGGAGGCTCTCGTCACCGCCGAACTCTCCACCACCTTTCCGGGCAACGGTGGGTTTGTCATATGGGCCCATAAAGCCTTCGGCCCATTTTGCGGGTCGTTAATGGGCTGCTGGAAGTTTCTCACAGGAGTTGTTAACACTGCAGCATTTCCCATTCTTTGTGTTGATTATATGAAGAAGTTGTTTCCGGTTTTCGCCTCCGGGTTGCCGAGAACTTTGGCCATCTTGTTGTCTACTGTGATCCTGTCGTTTGTTAACTACACTGGTTTGAATATTGTTGGGCTTGCGGCTATTGGGCTTGGTGTTGTTTCTCTTTTTCCTTTTGTTATCATGTCCATCATGGCTGTCCCTCAAATCCGGCCACATAG GTGGATCAGTTTGGGCCAAAAGGGTGTAAAAAAAGACTGGAGTTTATTCTTCAACTGCCTATTTTGGAACTTAAATTTCTGGGACACAGTTAGTACAATGGCAGGAGAAGTCGAAAACCCGAAAAAGACATTCCCGGCAGCACTCTTCTCCGCGGTGATCTTAACATGTTTAGCTTACATAATCCCTCTAATGGCGGTCACAGGCGCAGTTTCAGTGGATCAACACGAGTGGGAATCCGGGTTCATGGCTGTGGCAGCACAAATGATATCAGGCAAATGGTTAAAAATCTGGATCGAAATCGGAGCAGTGTTATCGGGCATAGGTTTATTCGAAGCCCAGTTAAGTAGCTGCGCGTATCAAGTTCTTGGTATGGCAGATCTCGGGGTCATACCAAAGTTCTTCGGGGTGAGATCGAAATGGTTCGGTACTCCATGGGTGGGGATATTGATATCAACTTTGATCACACTTAGTGTTTCCCAAATGGATTTTACCAATATAGTGGCTTCTGCCAACTTTATATATAGTTTGGGGATGTTGCTGGAGTTTGCGTCGTTCATATGGCTGCGAAGGAAGTTTCCAACGTTGAAACGGCCGTATAAGGTGCCAATGCGGGTACCCGGGCTAGTAGTGATGTGTTTGATACCGTCGGCGTTTTTGATGGTGATAGTGGTGGTTGCTACCAAGATTGTGTTTTTGGTTAGTGGGTTGATGACTTTGGGTGCTATTTTGTGGTATTTCTTGATGAATTATTGCAAGTCTAAGAAGTGGTTTGTGTTTGCAAATGGGGATGAAATTGAAGAGATTTTATCTTGA
- the LOC110898737 gene encoding protein LURP-one-related 15 yields MAQSTTSNPISVIGSECTAPYPFDIIVERKSGGNMVITDMNNNTLLKVKACNTTFHYERAIFNADGRIILRLRDKIISQHNRWKAYRGDNRSNKNMIFTTKQPNMIQFKTSLHVFLANKDVCDFKVKGSWSKRKCKIYTGDSASSTIAQMYKKDKSKKVKMDKNKFMVTIYPNVDYVFVVALIAIVDAMKTVDKDYAEKMVETNAQVIGATA; encoded by the exons ATGGCTCAATCTACTACATCTAATCCAATTTCTGTAATAGGGTCCGAGTGTACAGCCCCATATCCATTCGATATCATAGTCGAACGAAAATCAGGCGGAAACATGGTCATCACAGACATGAACAACAATACATTGCTCAAAGTAAAAGCATGCAACACAACATTTCATTATGAGCGCGCAATCTTTAACGCCGATGGCAGAATAATTCTTAGGCTCCGCGATAAG ATCATAAGTCAACATAATCGGTGGAAGGCGTATAGGGGCGATAATAGATCTAACAAGAATATGATATTTACCACAAAACAACCAAACATGATTCAGTTTAAAACCAGTTTGCATGTCTTCTTGGCAAACAAAGATGTTTGTGATTTTAAGGTTAAAGGAAGCTGGTCCAAGAGAAAATGCAAAATATATACGGGGGATTCGGCTTCTTCGACAATAGCACAA ATGTATAAAAAAGACAAATCAAAGAAAGTGAAGATGGATAAGAACAAATTCATGGTGACTATTTACCCTAACGTAGACTACGTGTTTGTGGTCGCGCTAATTGCTATTGTGGATGCTATGAAAACCGTGGATAAAGACTATGCTGAGAAAATGGTAGAAACTAATGCTCAAGTTATTGGTGCAACGGCATAG